Genomic segment of Halictus rubicundus isolate RS-2024b chromosome 16, iyHalRubi1_principal, whole genome shotgun sequence:
ACCGGAGTTAAGCTCCTCGCCATATCAGCTTCAGCGATCTCTtcatctctgtctctctcgttgATTTTTTCTACGCTCACCGAGAAGACGTGGAACGCCTCAGGCGATCTACCGTACAGATAGATCAGTTCATACAAAGACGGTTgctagaaaaatagaaaaattatctGCTCGAGTGCAAGAAACGGGGGATAAATAGTCAGCTTTTTCCTTTGAAAGAGCAGTATATTGATACTCTTGAATTGATAAAATGTACTGTTTTAAAATGCATCgcctcatttttatcataaatgcataaaacccgccgTTCCAGTTGTTAACGATGATGTCGCAGAGTGTAGCGAGAAGATAGATTTTCTGTGCAAGCATGTATGAAATGTTGATTGACAATAAATTTCCATCGAAGCTGATCGATGAAAGAAAATCACCACCCTCCTCCTTCCTTTTGCTTTTTCGAAAATTCGTAATTTACCGGACACGCTGGCGAAGCAGCACGGGAAAGACGAAAACGAAGACGCGTTCAACGTGCTCCAAAGGTATCCGTATTCCTTTCGCGCGTGAACCTACGAGTTAAGCATTTGTAATTGCTGGTAGTGTCATTGCCACGTGACTCGATTACTTGTCGAGAATCTTTTTCAGCCGTCGCGAGTATCGATATCCTCTTTTTCGTTATGCACGAAAGTTTTTCATTCGTATTCACGATTTTCGCGGCTTAGATTCCGATTAGTTCTTGCGTTATTTTTACTATTGTTGATAATAACGACAGCAATCTAGACTAAATTGTTTTTTTAAACAACTGACCGCGTCAATTCGCAGTATCCGCGAGGAAGGTAATACGCTTTGGTAATAACGACTAGATGTAATTGGTGTAAATGAGTTAAATTGAAAACTCTGAACTGCTAAGAGCGCCTGAAAATACTACCCTGTGCAACAAGTATGGGCTTTTTTGTCTGAATTGAGACAAGACCCGTTCCCATCATAGCAACCACTGCATGAAAGAGAgctggtgggagaagcaggcatTGGAGGGGCCCCTATCGTGCCCATTACTGCTGTACaaactgaaataaaagaatttttactATAAAACTTGTCTTTATATGTTTTCTGAGCAGCGAGACTTCATAATAAATCCTTCGAAGAAAATACTAATCTATGAAAGTTTAATTTCCGTGAGTAATTTCAGTAAAGTAGACAagtttctatttttaaaatagCCACGAGTCGTGGCCTAACCACGTGCTTTGTCATTTGTTAAAGATGATCACAATAGCATGCAACAACCAGGATGCAGAAAGAACATTGATTCGTTCGATTTCTTATCATATGCATGCAAACTTGGTTCATTTGCAGTAGTCGCAGAGGGCGCCACGTACCGACTTATAAAATAGATTTGGATACCGACCGGGACATTTACGCGGTATTTgcgaaatatttttgttacaagCAACGTATATAATCATTTTAGTCCTGTCATCATTTTTTCGTTACGCGTTATCGCATTCTCATCTTTAATCCGTGTTTACCAATCTTTATATCACGGTGCTATATTCTTCGAAGTTTCGTTCAAGGAATTTTTAGTACGTATGCATATTTATGATTCGTCATGACTCACTTCCAACCTAcaactattttaattttatacataacGTGATCGTTAAATTGCAATTATAATGAACAAGTCGGCTCGCGGAATACGCCCACTCAGACATTGCAAGAGGACTTTTTCTAGCGCGAAAGAAGGAAAGCTCCCTCGCTTTCGATTGGGTTTAAATGTACAGTAATACGGAAATCATATAAAACGAGTAATTAAATGTTAATACTTCTCACCGAGTTATCAAAGATTTCTGTTTTATCTGTGGCGAGCAAGGCGGATCGATCGGGAACTGCATGcggtataattaaaaaatggctgactTTCGTTCCAGAGAATGGCAACAAATATTTCAAGGGAAACagccaaacattaattaaacatGCATCCATGTAATATTCTGATAGGCGTTGTTTCGTCCGCGTGTCCAAAATTGTTCGATACTGTTCGATTCGTTCGACCCGAACAAACACCGGAAGTACCACGTTATGGAGAAAAGAATCGATGCGAATTTCGTTGACAACATGCGACGCCACCGTGTTTGATTAATGGAGAATCGTTTTCTCGGATTTTTTTAAGCTGTAAGAGATCGATTATGTGCACGACAAACTATTCGCTGATAGAAAGTTCTCGAATTAGATTTAAATTTCACCGGATGCGAAGCACTCAGGGTGGCAAAAATGTTCTAGAACGTTCTAGAACATTCTGGAATTTAAGCTGGTATATAAAGCGGAACTAGCCGACGCGCCACTTCATTCGATAAAACACCAGGCGCCCGGCAGTGTGTTCGTGCATTCTTCGAGAACATTTTAACGTCGATTTAAGCGATTATCAAGGTAAAATTGCACTAAATCCTCTTGCGTTGCGTTGCATTTCATGCTGAGAAATATTATTTCGCGTTTTAGTCTGTCGTGTGAGCTTCGTCACCGTGATTTGTTCGTTTTAGCCACCATCGAGTAATTGCCATTTTCGAGAAGACTCTTCGCTTTTGTATCCTCGTTAGTTCGAAGGCGTGTACgttaattgttaatatttttacgatattagACTCGTGGTTAGGTATTCACAATTACCACGTTGTATTTTTTCTTAATATTGCACTTTTTGATTTTCGGGCCACGTGTTCCTTTATACCGTCGAGAATGaatttttgtttgtaattttcGGCGTCTGTATAAATACTACTTATTTTTCTCAAACACGTATTATATATCCATGTATATTTGCTATTACTTTACAATTGGCTATGTGCTATTATATTCCCTTGCGTGCGTGTACACGTATATTAATTTCTTGTTCGTTTTTAGATGTCTACACAAATGGAGACGGAAGGGGGCGAGGTGGAGACCTTTGCCTTCCAGGCAGAGATCGCGCAGCTCATGTCCCTGATCATCAATACATTCTACTCGAACAAAGAAATCTTCCTCAGAGAATTGATTTCCAACTCCAGCGACGCTCTCGACAAAATACGATACGAATCGTTGACGGACCCATCCAAGCTCGACTCTGGCAAAGAATTGTACATCAAGATTATTCCCAACAAGAATGACAATACTCTGACCATCATCGATACCGGTATCGGTATGACGAAGGCTGATTTGGTCAACAATCTTGGTACAATTGCTAAATCTGGTACCAAGGCGTTCATGGAAGCTCTCCAGGCTGGAGCAGATATTTCTATGATTGGTCAATTCGGTGTAGGATTTTACTCTGCATACCTTGTAGCTGACAAAGTCACCGTTGTCTCAAAGAATAACGACGACGAACAATACTTGTGGGAATCCAGTGCTGGTGGATCGTTCACTGTCCGACACGACATTGGAGAGCCCCTGGGTCGTGGAACAAAAATCATTCTGCACATTAAAGAAGATCAAGCCGAATATCTGGAGGAGGGCAAAATCCGAGAAATCGTAAAGAAACATTCCCAATTTATCGGTTATCCGATCAAATTAGTTGTACAAAAAGAACGCGAGAAGGAGCTCAGCGAGGATGAGGCTGAGGCTGACGAGGCCGATGAGAAAAAAGAGGAGGATGATGGAAAACCAAAAGTTAAGGATGTAGGTGAAGACGCGGAAGCTGAAGAAAAGgacgaggagaagaagaagaagaagaagactatCAAAGAAAAATACACAGAGGATGAAGAACTGAACAAAACTAAACCCATCTGGACCAGAAACCCGGATGACATTACCCAGGAGGAGTATGGCGAATTCTACAAATCTTTGACCAACGACTGGGAGGACCATTTGGCTGTGAAACACTTCTCCGTCGAAGGCCAGCTGGAATTCAGAGCTTTACTCTTTGTTCCACGACGCATGCCATTCGATCTCTTTGAGAACAAGAAGAGGAAAAACAACATTAAACTGTACGTAAGAAGAGTATTCATTATGGATAACTGCGAAGAGTTAATTCCAGAGTATTTGAACTTCATGAAGGGAGTGGTGGACAGCGAGGATCTTCCTTTGAATATTTCTCGTGAAATGCTTCAGCAGAACAAAATCTTAAAGGTTATTCGCAAGAACCTTGTCAAGAAATGTCTGGAGCTGTTCGAAGAACTCACTGAGGACAAGGCTAATTATAACAAATTCTACGAACAGTTtagcaaaaatattaaattgggTATCCACGAGGACAGCACCAATCGCAGCAAATTGTCTGATCTGTTGAGGTATCACACTTCGGCTTCAGGAGACGAGGCTTGCTCTCTGAAAGACTATGTTGGCAGAATGAAGGAGAACCAGAAACATATTTACTTCATCACTGGAGAAAACAAAGAACAAGTTGCAAACAGTTCTTTCGTCGAACGTGTAAAGAAACGTGGCTTTGAAGTAGTCTACATGACCGAGCCCATCGACGAGTACGTTGTACAACAACTGAAGGAGTTCGATGGAAAACAGCTGGTGTCTGTGACCAAAGAGGGATTGGAACTTCCCGAGGACgaggaagagaagaagaagagagaacaaGACAAGACCAAGTTCGAGAACTTGTGCAAAGTAATGAAGAATATCCTCGACACCAAGGTTGAGAAAGTCGTGGTTTCGAACCGTTTGGTTGACTCACCTTGCTGCATCGTTACATCGCAGTACGGTTGGACCGCCAACATGGAGAGAATTATGAAAGCTCAAGCTCTCAGAGATACATCTACCATGGGATATATGGCAGCGAAGAAGCATCTGGAAATTAATCCGGATCACGCCATTATCGAAACTCTGAGACAGACATCGGAGGCCGACAAGAGCGACAAGGGGGTGAAGGATTTGGTCATTTTGTTGTACGAGACTGCTCTTCTTGCTTCTGGCTTTACCTTGGACGAACCACAAGTTCATGCCGCAAGGATTTACAGAATGATCCATCTGGGTCTTGGCATAGACGAAGAGGAACCTGCACCCGAAGAACAGAGACCAGAGGAAGTTCCTCCCCTTGAAGAAACAGAAGATGCATCTCGTATGGAAGAAGTAGATTAATACCAAGATCTGAATATAATGGtgtcataaataaaattaataccaTTATAGTCATTAAAAGTCTGTTATAAATAACCACGTTTTATGTGGTGTTGATAGCCATCTTCATTTTCATTTACTGTATCATAAAGACCTTACTTAATTTATCATACCAAATTATGTTTAAATACCAAAAATTGTTTGGAATAAGTTAAACGTACAATAAAGTAATGTTTATTATACACTATATATACTTGTACACATTTATTCTATTACCCCTACCATAATTATAATGTTAGGTCCAAATGTAAATGCAATATAAGGAAGTAGTAATTTTCAATGATTGTAATAATAGTAGACTTTCGGTGTCGAGCGTTAGGCGTTTACATATTGCTTACTTTAGATTTGTTTAGATCATTTGCTTTTAAATTTGACTTAGTAGACATTACTGCACCGTACGTGGATGTActgaaattagaattacaaccaGGTATGAATTAAAAAGTCTTGTTAATCGATTGTTATAAGATCTTAAAAATTCCGTTTTCGAGTCATAAGCATTCGGTACCATTCGGTGattgaaattacaaataatTCGAGAATTATTTCACGTGTTATGCAGTCCCTGAAATATGTCAAAAAACGCCATCTACCTGTAAGTTTGTAttagacagaaagagagagaaagagaattcTGTCGCAGAGAAGTATCTGCATTAGACGGATAAATATTAAGGGGAAATAATGATGGCTACAAAAGGTTGGAAGGTCAGTGCATCGGTATATTAGTAATAAAGACGTGCTGTATGTTAATTCATGGATACGCGTGCAAGATCCAGAATATGGTTATGtatgtaaaaattaaattctcGTAGGTAGTAAAGCCTCATGTGCCAATGATTAAATTTCGAAAAGGTGGAACTGCTAGAGGTAACGTCGAATTATTTATTCTGTTAAGTGTTTCTGTCGAAAAGAATGATTAAACTGATTTTTGTTATTGGTTAGCGAGTGCAGGTGCAACAGCCTCACCATCTGCGCATTCAGGGACGACGTCTCAACAAACTATTGGCGGTGCAACGGGTCCAAACGTGACGGTTCTGCCAACGATAGAAGATATTTACCTTCCCCCACGATTCCAAAGACGACCAATAGATGAGAAAGAAATTGCATACATTAATGCAAGTATATTactattttctataattttctATTCCCCTATTAATAGAAATTGTTGCATTCAATGTTACCTATGGTACAGTACAATATAAAGATCACTGtgataaattaatatattttcaaGTGTATGTAAACATGTATGTTGGATGTAAATAATTTGTAACTGAAATCTTGTATTGTATTACTTTTTATGTCACAGAGAGGTGGTCCAGACTAAACTCATCTACCAGCGAGGCATCATTGAACCTTAGAACTGTGAAAATAAGTCATTTATACCATAAATTTCAGTTGTAAAATGTATTCTGTAAATAAATGAAAGCAAAACAAGCAGCTGCAAGTTGTACATATTTCTGTCTTGCTCCTATCGGACAAGGTCCTACCGCTTGCCTGTGTGACATTGCCAGAACCTGCTATTTCTGGCTAGCTTTTTGGCTCATTCTTGCAACAAGTGAACACTGAGTGTGAGTCTCAAGACAAGACTATGGAATTTTTACGATATTGCTTTATATCCTGATGTAGCACGTTCATGCAGCATTATTTGAGATATATATTATTCTCAATTATTCAACAGCTGAACATATTAGCTGTAAATATATATGTTAGAGTTTCTAAAGATAAAGTTCGCGTTTGATATAATAATATAcgtataatattttcaaatatttcatttCACTTGCAAATTACTTCGTCATACTGATCCTACGATCgaaaaaattctttcttttacctagtcctcttttaaaattgaaaattttaaactCGTTCATGAGCTAAGAATattgtatatacgtatatagaCTGTTTCAATGTTCATGGTGTATTCGTGGTGTATTTGTAGTCGGTTTTGGCTTAGTTTTTCGCATAGAATTAGCCTTCTCCTGattgtaatataaatattgggGCACCCTGCTTTTTGGGGGTAAAAGCTGAAAGAGACAGCCCTGGTCCCATGACAGAAATAGCAGAAGCGACAGACAGTGCGCTGTGTGTCTTCCATCCGCTCGCGATCCTTGGACGTGATAGCGGAAGAGATCAAGAATTATTTTACTTTTCATCGACACTACGAAACCTACACGAACGACGAATTTACGAAAATGGCCGAGATTACGGATTTTGGGCCAAGAAAGACGATTTTTATCCTAGCCATTGTGGCCGGCTGCTTCGCGGTATTATGGCCgaaaattttctatcctatgctcacaGCATCTGTCACACCGCACCACACACCTGATAATTCTGGTAAGATTTTAATGTGCCAACCAATTTAAATATCAAAGATACATCTACGCGGGAATACTATTTTTCGAATCAATTCTATCCGAGTTCTTATTTTAGTTATAATTTGGATGTTGTTAACACGAAATTCACTCATCTAAGCACAAttgcaacaaaatatattcttttgTCTTTTTTAGAACATTTTTTTCGACATATTATGTATATAATTATCGTTTGATTTCTGTTTATTATCATACATTATTTTTATGTGTATTTATTAGCTTGCTGCGATGTAATATTTGAAAGCGACGTCACTGCTGCAGATATTATGCAGGAAATGTGTCAAAATATATTGAAGCATCATCAAGTCGATCCACGTGTAAGAGATGCACTAAAATCTGTAAAACTGTCGCCTCAAAGCTCAAATTTATGTAGAGAAGAAATCTTAGCTAGATGCGGTATAGATTTAATTACATTTCTCGCGGATAGAGAACGCTTGGGAAAGTCTCACAAACAAGTTTTGGAAGAAATCAGATCGTTTAATAGTTCTCTTTGCCTTAAGACACAGTTTGGAATACCCCTCTCCCAATTGGGAACTCCGCATCTCATCAGATATCACATTTTAATGCCACACAGTAAGAATTTCGAAAGGTTTTATTCAGAATTTTCGATAATATAGATACTAACAAGACATTGGCATGTGCATTTTTGATACTTAACAATTTTATGGAAACAGCATTATCAAATAGTTATTATATTAATACTATGAAACTAATAATTTATATTGCCATTCTAACAATTTAAAGACACCAGTTTGATGCTAATAATTTCACAAATTCACGTATAGAAAGCAGATTCAAGTTATCTCTTCTACTTTGGCAAGTTGCCAAAAGAGCAAACATAACTACTGTGTGTAGATGGATATAAGTTTGGCCTATAGTCATAGTTTGAAATACATTCCATGTAATGACCTCTTCCACCAATTGTATAAATGAAAGAATAACATTATTGTTCATCTTCTTGTTGTTGTTAATAATCATACATAATTTTATGAAGTTTAATTATAAGATAgtttataatacatttttatattgctaGGCACAATACCCCAAGAACGACGTACACCTCCTCACGCAGGAGGCTTACATCCTGCATTAAGAGAACGTGGTAGAGCCATACCTTCCTCCCACATTGTGCCAAAAGTTATGGACAGACCCGATCATGTGATACCAAAAATGAGACCACCGTTGGGAGGTGCTGGTCATGTTGTTTCTGCACCAAAAGGAAATGGTACAATGGGAATAATTATGCCTCTCTATACTTTAGGCATCGTGCTATTTTTCCTGTATACAATTATAAAGGTAAATCTGGCAACAGTTTTCGTGCCAATACATATAATGCTAGGTCGAATAAGAGGATTTACTGAAAGGGTACATCTTTTAGGTACTAAAGAAAAATTCGGATAGCGAAATTATTTCCGAGTATCCTGGAGCCGCGGCGGAaaaagaatttcgaaaaatgGTATTCAGTCCTGAAGCCTTTGCTACAGCGATGACTGGTGGCACGATACATTATTGTAAGGAGAGATCGCAATCGCCTCACAGACCTGTACCCACCATAGAGGAACTAAAGGATCGTAAGTTGATTCTATGTTTATAGAAATGATTAATGACACTTGATTTATATTATCATTAATGCAGTGTTTTCCTTGAAAGCTATTTCCTTTAaagaaatactgaaaaataaggTACATGTTTTTTTGAGTATCTAATCAGATTTTTAAATGGTGTTGCATGATGCAAGGTTTGCACAATTAGAACACACACGTATTTACATTATACGAATCTaacaaaaagagagagaaataaaaacaGAAAATGTTAGACTAAAGTTACAATTTATTATAAGTAGTCCGTGTACATTCTCTGAACACATTTGGTGATGTTATACATGCTGGAACACAAGAAGCGGCAGGAGACATAGAGATAGACCAACTGAGACGACGTTTGGTCGAGACGGAAGCAGCCATGGAAAGAATTGTTGTCCAGATGGGCAACATATCACGTTCAGTTATGCATAGTCCGAGCTCGCAACAAGAACTCAAGGTTTACTAGAATAATTTTGAAGCGATTTATATTGTCAGTTCCTTAGCCTTTAGAAATATGCACGTTGTTGTGTTCTGATTGCGTTTCAAGCTTTACCTGTCCGAAATGTACATTATATTCATACACACATATTGTACATTTAGTAAGAGATCTTCAAAATTTTCGCTTCCTTTTCGTTCTTCTACATTTCAATGCTTCTGGATAACCATTTCTAAATCGTGGACAATTgttatgattttcttttttattaatcGTTGACAAACGTTATGTTTTTGAAATGTTTATGCGTCGATACGGGATGCGCGTACTGATATTTTAGCTGAGTGAAATACTCGTTAGAAACCTTTAAGTCACTGAACTTATCGAGTAAATGGAATATACAGTTCTTATTTTTACATTTGAATAGTAGATGGGCCTCCAAAGTCCAAAGGTCTGGCAGGGGTCGATCGCTCATCTAAGGTATATTCCTTGCCTCAGAAATTTTCTAACAAACGTAACCGAAAGTTTGTGAACGATTGTTCTgattaaatttctatacttCTGCGTGTAATCAATTTACCGCATCAAAGGACTGTTATAACATGTTACGATGCTGAGATATTCAACTATCTCGATAACAATGTTTAACGTTGCTCAGTAGTAATATAGAATAAACCTCGATGTAAGAGTTTTTTGTTCCTATAGAACATAGTTCATATTTTAATGCATGACGGTGCATTATTATCACAAGTGCAGGTAATCCTGTGTTCTTTACAcgacatttttttcatttattattacaaatttatttgcaGCATGGACTTTTCATAAGAAAGTATTTACAGCGTGTATTTTTATGCGTAGTTCTTATGTTTAGACAATGTCTATTTTGTTGTGTTAAGCTAAAGAGTTGCAAACGTTAGAGACGTTTACTTTTACTAATAGATTAATAACTATTAACATTCGCAGTGTAGCAATGATTAAACGCTGCAGCATTTACATTCGATTCGTGTCAAGGAATGTGTAATTGCTAATTCACTTTTTAGGATGATGCTGTCGTCGAGGCCGACCATAGTAAAGCAGACGAAGAAGTAGCAAACATAGAAAATTCGCCGACTGTAAAAGTTATGGGTATGGAAATGACAGCTAGTTGCGAGGGTAAGGGTAGTAGACCTACTACTCCTATAATACCCGTTGCACCCAGGTAATGATCATTCTGACAAATTACGTGTGTATCGAGTTCAGTGTTCAAATAATCAAGGTTGGTTAATTTTAGTCATGTCGGAAGGGAGAAAACACCACCCAAACCTATCTATTTAGAAGGGGCTTTACCTCCGCAGTGCGAACTGCTCGTAACCGATTCAGAAACACAAGCACAAAAAACAGAAGAGGATGCAGAAGCACCTGTTGTACTCTCAGGCAAAATGACCCTTTCCCTCATCAGTGTGGATCAAAATGCAGCTGTAAGAAAACATTAGAATTACCAACAGAATCAAATGAATCTGCGGAGCCTTGTTTTATTTGGTGAttcttttattcatttaattgttTGCTATTGTACAAATTACTTAACAAAAACATGGCAAGTCACTGAAACAATGTAACATGGAAATAACTTtacctcttttctttttcttttctgcaAAACTTTCGTAAACCTACAATTACACACAAGCAACTGCAGtaataattataatagtagGAAACTTGGTACACCATTGTGGACGTTGATCGCTTTGGAACTCGTTCAAGATTTCACTGATCGCAAACAATACTAACTTGGTTGAActaactatatatatatattcaacaATTACATACTAAGCTTTTACACACATATAATTACTTTTTCTTCAGGACTTCTACAGTTAGTACACATGTAGATATTTTGTTGTAGTTAGCAAGATTATCATGTAATAGTGgactataaaaatatttaaataccgTTTCATCAAAATAGGAATCTGAAGGAGAAAATCAAGAAGAACGGACAGTAGAAGATGAAATAGTCTCGAGTACAGGCTACATGGGGATTGGAAATGAATCTCAGAAAGTTGGGTCAATTGGAGAAAAGCAAGTTGATGGTAAAATGGTTGAAGATGATGGAAGTGAAAATCAACAAGAGCAAGAGGATAAAATACATGTAGAAGACGAGGAAGATGAACTTgacgaggaaagagaagaagaagaagaagacgaagaagaggtagaagaagtagaagaggaggaggaagaagaagaagaggaggacgaAGCAGATGAAtacgaagaagaagagattgaagaggaggaggaagtaGAAGTTGAAGAAGACaacgaagaaaatgaaaatgaggAAGCAGACGAAAGCGAGAGCGGCGAGGAAGAAGCAGAAGGCGAGACAGATGAGGAAGAGGAAAGTGAAACagagaatattaaaagaatataAGAAATTGTTCTATCAGCAATCGAAATTAATAAATGACGTCACGGAGTCGAAAGGAAAGATGCGAAACAACATCTTAAAGGACGCAGACCATAGTGGCAAAAACAACGAAATGAAACGAAGTTTTAACATTAATTTGGAAAAGTGAAATAGGGAAGATCAAAGATGAAGAGATTGGATTGCCTTATAGCGAAAAGACGATTCGGAACAAAGCAAACTTAAAATAATGATTGATCGAATCAGTGTTTACCAATCTTCAAGAATTGTATGCTGCAATAAGAACGGGCTAACTAAAAGTACGATAAAAAAGTGAAGACAGAGATAAGAAACATTGGTCAAGCACTGCCAAAACACCTGATAAGTTCACAAGAATCGAATTTACCATATGCTTGAATTATTATCTGTTCTACCCAATGTTTCATTAAATCAGAAATTTGTTAATTGGAGGGGCCAAGTAAGAGGCAGTGCTTTCACGTACATGTCTAATAGTATCATTGTTTTAGGGAGATTGTGGAATCCGGTACTGCAGACGGTACTAGACGCTGTACAACTATCAACATTGTTATGGTGTTCACTCCCTATTGGGTACCGTGATTGGCAAGCACTGATCTACATGCTTGTGCATTCATCAGTTAGATCGGTTGAATACTATTCAGTATTTTTCATTCTGCCAAATCCTTAACTATAATtttatcattcatttttttaatgttcaatGATCTATTTTGTATGGAATCCTGTGCATAGTGTTCGTACTATGTCCCAATGGAAATTTTGTAATACAGTAGTTTATAGAGTCACTTAGTCGGTAGCATTGTCATTTTCATACCTATGCTTGATCAT
This window contains:
- the Ric-3 gene encoding RIC3 acetylcholine receptor chaperone isoform X2, with the protein product MAEITDFGPRKTIFILAIVAGCFAVLWPKIFYPMLTASVTPHHTPDNSACCDVIFESDVTAADIMQEMCQNILKHHQVDPRVRDALKSVKLSPQSSNLCREEILARCGIDLITFLADRERLGKSHKQVLEEIRSFNSSLCLKTQFGIPLSQLGTPHLIRYHILMPHSTIPQERRTPPHAGGLHPALRERGRAIPSSHIVPKVMDRPDHVIPKMRPPLGGAGHVVSAPKGNGTMGIIMPLYTLGIVLFFLYTIIKVLKKNSDSEIISEYPGAAAEKEFRKMVFSPEAFATAMTGGTIHYCKERSQSPHRPVPTIEELKDQAAGDIEIDQLRRRLVETEAAMERIVVQMGNISRSVMHSPSSQQELKDDAVVEADHSKADEEVANIENSPTVKVMGMEMTASCEGKGSRPTTPIIPVAPSHVGREKTPPKPIYLEGALPPQCELLVTDSETQAQKTEEDAEAPVVLSGKMTLSLISVDQNAAESEGENQEERTVEDEIVSSTGYMGIGNESQKVGSIGEKQVDGKMVEDDGSENQQEQEDKIHVEDEEDELDEEREEEEEDEEEVEEVEEEEEEEEEEDEADEYEEEEIEEEEEVEVEEDNEENENEEADESESGEEEAEGETDEEEESETENIKRI
- the Ric-3 gene encoding RIC3 acetylcholine receptor chaperone isoform X6 — translated: MAEITDFGPRKTIFILAIVAGCFAVLWPKIFYPMLTASVTPHHTPDNSGTIPQERRTPPHAGGLHPALRERGRAIPSSHIVPKVMDRPDHVIPKMRPPLGGAGHVVSAPKGNGTMGIIMPLYTLGIVLFFLYTIIKVLKKNSDSEIISEYPGAAAEKEFRKMVFSPEAFATAMTGGTIHYCKERSQSPHRPVPTIEELKDQAAGDIEIDQLRRRLVETEAAMERIVVQMGNISRSVMHSPSSQQELKDDAVVEADHSKADEEVANIENSPTVKVMGMEMTASCEGKGSRPTTPIIPVAPSHVGREKTPPKPIYLEGALPPQCELLVTDSETQAQKTEEDAEAPVVLSGKMTLSLISVDQNAAESEGENQEERTVEDEIVSSTGYMGIGNESQKVGSIGEKQVDGKMVEDDGSENQQEQEDKIHVEDEEDELDEEREEEEEDEEEVEEVEEEEEEEEEEDEADEYEEEEIEEEEEVEVEEDNEENENEEADESESGEEEAEGETDEEEESETENIKRI